The stretch of DNA AAATCGTGGGTTGCCCCTCCGTCAAAGCCCATTTCAAGTATTTAGATACCGGCTCTGGCAAGTGGGAAAGATCCTTGGCTGAAAACCGTTGCTTGAAAGTAGGTCTTGCCGTTTTCAATTCCAGCAATAGCCCGCTAATGCGCTTCCGTGTTTGAGAAACTCCGATCAGGATAAACACGATGGCGATTCCAGAAACCGCTGACACTATCAACACTAGATCTTTCATTGACCGCCTCACTTCGTCCACTTTTGCACGAATGCCCCCTGGGGCAATGCAAAACAAGTTGCGACATAGAGAAGCCAGCCTCTGGAATGTCAGCTGATTAGCTATTTAGATATTGCTTCACCGGCGGCGAATCGCTTTAATGAATCACCAAACGGCTTAAATGAGCTTTCTTTATTTTAAAGGCTCTGACCGAAAGGAAATCTTGTTTGTTGGGAGTCTCCACTTTACTAATCCTTCTCCACGTCCTTATTTTCTTTGTCTCGGTCATCGTCATCGCCTTCATTTTTCCAATTCGTCGATGGTCCTTGGTAAAGTGGCTGATTGTTCTCCTGTCCTCTTTTTGTCTCGTTTCATTTTTTTGCTTAAGCATATTTGCGCACCACGAGTACGACTTAAAAGTTCTATTTTCCCGTCTGCGTTTTGTCGGGCTGGCGATCCTCGCGCCTAGTTGGCTTCTATTTTTAAGTTCCAATTTTCAAAAATGGAAGTGGCTGCGTCGTCGCGAAGTGATCATTCTTCTTTATGCCCCGGCCTTAGTGACCGCCATTTGCGCCGTTTGGCCAGCATTTCAGGACCTCATTTTAACAGACTTTGCCCCCATTCAAGTCTTTGGACTTTCCGTCCTAAAATATAAAGCGGGCGTCTGGTATCCTGTTCATTATCTTTGGAGTGTCCTGTTGCTTGTGGCGTCCTTTGCTCTAGAGGCTCAGGTTTTTATTCAAGGTAACAGCACACAACGAAAACAAGTGTCCTTCTTGTTTTTAGGTTCACTGATATCATTGACCACGGATGTCTACTGCGTTCTTACCGATTCACCTTTTCGTTGGACAATGCTTCCTGCCGGATCCTATTTGTTTACCGCGTTGGCCGTGGCCTACGGTGTATTTCGCCAGCGGCTTTTCGCTTCAATGCTGATCGACGTGGAAAAAGTTTATCTCCAACTTCCCGACCCGGTAGTCATCCTAAATAACGAAGGGAAGATCATCGGATATAACCACTCGGCAAAGATCCACCTTCATTTGTCGGATGCCGCGATCGACAATTCTATTACGAAGGTTCTTCCTGGCGTTCCCCAAAACAACGGCGACTTTCAGTTTCTTTCTGAAGCCAGGACTTCGAGGTTCTTTGAGCTGACGCACAAAGAGTTTGGAACAGCC from Bdellovibrio sp. ArHS encodes:
- a CDS encoding histidine kinase N-terminal 7TM domain-containing protein, with protein sequence MGVSTLLILLHVLIFFVSVIVIAFIFPIRRWSLVKWLIVLLSSFCLVSFFCLSIFAHHEYDLKVLFSRLRFVGLAILAPSWLLFLSSNFQKWKWLRRREVIILLYAPALVTAICAVWPAFQDLILTDFAPIQVFGLSVLKYKAGVWYPVHYLWSVLLLVASFALEAQVFIQGNSTQRKQVSFLFLGSLISLTTDVYCVLTDSPFRWTMLPAGSYLFTALAVAYGVFRQRLFASMLIDVEKVYLQLPDPVVILNNEGKIIGYNHSAKIHLHLSDAAIDNSITKVLPGVPQNNGDFQFLSEARTSRFFELTHKEFGTAMETAGRVLFFRDVTERKAAEQRLQEDAEFRSLLMNLIAHDMYGHIQSQTRLLEILKKDIGSNGKEVANILTTSSLASRDLIQGLLMWSKTQDSHFQPQLQPFEVCVFIEDVIAELSSLFQEKNVHIRTQAPTCPLIANGDSQMLGTVVRNLLTNALRASGSGQEVRINVFKDENNLRIDVEDEGVGMSHEDIVRLMERGKNRTFKNSSGDGFGIGFKLVMYFMDLHSGHVQVHSQPGKGTQVRLLLPL